A stretch of DNA from Bacteroidota bacterium:
TATCAATAAATATTATTTTGTTACTGTCAGTTCAAATACGCTTTGTACTTTCGAAACATGAATATGGAGTTTCAGCAGATCATGACCGACTTGAAAAAGAAGATATATCACCCTGTTTATTTTTTGATGGGGGAGGAGCCTTATTTTATTGATGCTATTTCGGATCACATTGAAAAGAATATACTTGATGAAGGTGAAAAGGAGTTCAATCAATCTGTTTTGTACGGGCGTGACGTTGATATACTGAGTGTGATAAGTGCCGCCAAGCGTTTCCCGATGATGAGTGATCTGCAGGTTGTAATTGTTAAAGAAGCGCAGAATATCCGTGACCTGGTTGGACGTGAAAAAGGTGATGATGCCAAACACAAACACCCCTTCCTGGCCTATATCGAAAACCCTCAAAAGTCAACGCTGCTGGTGATCTGTTATAAGTATAAGAAACTTGACATGCGTACGGCTCTTGGTAAAAATATCGCGAAACGCGCTGTGGTATTTGAATCAAAAAAACTTTACGACAATAAGGTGCCCGATTGGATCGGCAGTTATTTAAAAAGCAAAAGTTATTCCATTAATCCTCCGGCCGCCGTAATGCTTGCCGAATATTTGGGAACTGACCTGAGCCGGATTACAAATGAGCTGGAGAAATTGATGATCAGTTTGCCCGAAAAGTCGGAGATCACAATTGAGCAGATCCAGACCAATATAGGGATAAGCAAGGACTATAACACCTTTGAACTGCAAAATGCACTGGGTAAAAAGGATGTGCTAAAGGCG
This window harbors:
- the holA gene encoding DNA polymerase III subunit delta — its product is MNMEFQQIMTDLKKKIYHPVYFLMGEEPYFIDAISDHIEKNILDEGEKEFNQSVLYGRDVDILSVISAAKRFPMMSDLQVVIVKEAQNIRDLVGREKGDDAKHKHPFLAYIENPQKSTLLVICYKYKKLDMRTALGKNIAKRAVVFESKKLYDNKVPDWIGSYLKSKSYSINPPAAVMLAEYLGTDLSRITNELEKLMISLPEKSEITIEQIQTNIGISKDYNTFELQNALGKKDVLKANRIVNYFAANDKDHPLVVSISTLYGYFSKLLTYHFLPDKSKAIAAGALGVHPFFLIDYEKAAKLYPPLKLKAIISDLRDYDLKSKGVNNVSVGGGELLKELVYKILH